The nucleotide window CACCGCGACACCGCGCCCGGTCCGGGTCGCCGACCACATCGAGGCCGCGCTCGGCGCCACCGCCACCACCGCGGTCACCGTCTCCTGCCCGCCCGACCTCGTCGCCGCCGTCCAGCCCGGCCACCTCGACCAGATCCTCACCAACCTGATCAGCAACGCGGACAAGTACGGCGGCGGGGTCGAGGCGATCGACGCGCACGGCTCCGGCGCGGGCCCGGTGACCATCGACGTCGCCGACCGGGGCCCGGGCGTGCCGCCGGAGTTCCGCGACCGGCTGTTCGGCCGTTTCGCACGCGCCGAGGGCACCGCCAGGAACGTCGCCGGCACCGGGCTGGGCCTGTACATCGTCCGCGAACTGGCCCGCGCCAACGGCGGCGACGTACGCTATCGCCCCTCGCCCGTACGCGGATCGACGTTCGTCGTCTCGCTTCCACCGGCGACCGTCGTCCGGAACACGGTGGGCAGCCGCAGACCGGCCGAATGACGACACCCGCCGCCGATCGACTCGGATCTCAATCGCGATCCGAATTGGAGTTCATGAAGACCTGGCCGTATAGCGTGGTGCCGTGAGCTCCGGCGAGGCAGGATCGCTGCCGACAACAGCCGACCGGTTCGCGGTGCTGCGGCAGACCGGGCTGACCGCTGCCGCCGATCCGGCATGCGATCGTTTCGCCGCAATGGTACGGAATATGCTGAACGTTCCGATCGGCCTGGTCGCGTTGATCGAGCCGGAACGGCAGGTGCTCCCCGGTGCGTCCGGGCTGAGCGAGCCGTGGCAGCAGCAGCGGCAGACACCGCTGTCGTACGCGCCCGGTCAGCACGTCGCCACCGGCGGCGCGCCGCTGGTGATCGAGGACGCGCGGACCGATCCACGATCGGCCGGCACCCCGGCCGTCCGCGAGCTGAACGTCGTCGCGTACGCGGGGATGCCGTTGACCGATGAGACCGGGGTGGAGCTGGGCACGCTGTGCGCGATCGACACCGCGCCCCGGCGGTGGACCGGCAGCGAGCTGGCGTTGCTCGGTGATCTCGCGGCGGCGTGCTCGGACGGCCTGCGGCTGCGGATCGCCAACAGCACGGCGCAGCGGCGGTCGGCCGAGTCCGATGCGGCGCTCGACCGCAGTCAGCTGTTGCTGCGTGCCAGCGTGGCGCTGGCGAACACGAGCACGGCCGACGACGTGGCCGCCGTCGTCCACGACCTGGTCACCGGCACGCTGAACCCCGCACACGTGGAAGTCTCGTTGCTCGACCGTTCCCGCATGGTGAGCTGGCAGTCCGGCCCGGCGTTACCGGCGTCCGCCGCCAGGTGGTCGGAGCATGACGCGATCCCGTCGGGGTTGGCCGTCCGCACCGGCGCCGCGGTCCTGCTGCCCGATCTGGCCGCCGTTCGCGCGTTGACCCCGGACGCGGTGGACACCTACCTCGAGATGGGCTGGCAGTCGGCGGCCAGCGTGCCGCTGCCCGGGTTCGACGGGCGGGTCGGTGCGCTGACGTTCGTGTGGAAACAGCCCCACGTGCTCGACCACACCGAGCTGACGATCCTCACGGCCCTGGCCGTCTACACCGCCCAGGCATTGCAACGTGCCGACTACCTCCGCTCGCGGGAGAACGTCGCGGCGATCCTGCAACGGGCGATGCTCAGCGACGTGCCGGACTCGGCACCCTTCGAACTGGCGGCCCGGTACGAACCCGCCGCCCGCGGCGAGCAGGTCGGCGGGGACTGGTACGACGCGGTCCGCCTCGACCTGCAATATCTCGCCCTCGTGATCGGCGACGTCACCGGGCACGACATGCGCGCCGCCGCGCTAATGGGACGCGTGCGCAGCAAACTGCGCCTGCTGCTCGTCGACCGGCACGAGCCACCCGCCGCGCTGCTGCGCCGCCTCGACTCCGCCAACCAGGCCCTCGGCGACCGGATCATCGCCAGCGCCGTGCTGGCCTACCTACGCCCTGAACCCGGGGGTGACGGGCACCAGTTGCAGTGGTCCAACGCCGGGCACCCGAACCCGCTGCTGCTCGACGCCGCCGGCGTCACCGTGCTGACCGGCCACGACCCGCTGCTGGGCGTCACCCGCCGCACGCCGCGCACGAGCCACACCCGGCACCTGCCGCCCGGATCGACCGTGCTGTTCTACACCGACGGCCTCATCGAAACCCGCGAGCACCCCTTCGACGAACGCGAACGAGAGCTGCACGCCGCGCTGGCAGGCCTGCACGACCTCCCCCTGACCGAGCTGCTCGACCGGATCTACGCCGCCTTCGCCGGTGACGACCAGGAGGACGACGTCGCCCTACTCGCCGTGCGTACACCACCGCGGCAGTGAGAGCCAGAACGTCACCACGACGGCGATCAGGCCGAGCGCGCCGATCCGGCCGGCCCACAGCCAGTACGAGGTCGGCTCGGACCAGACCAGCCGCATGAGCACCGTGCCGATGCCGCGCCCGCGCGGGCCGTCGGCGCCGAGCGCCACACCGAACGCGGTCATGAGCAGGAACAGGAAGAGCAGGCCGACGATCGACCGCCGCAGCAGGCCGGTGCCGGGCGGCTGCCCGATCGCGAAGAACAGCGTCGCCCAGGCCATCAGCAGCAGGATCAGGATCGCCCCGGCGCCGCCGACGGTGCCCACGAGGATGGCGGCGAACGCGAACCCCATGGTGTGCTCGTCGATCAGCCACAACGGGTACATCAACGGCAACTGGACGACACCCAGGACGAACACCGCGGCCATCGGGGCGAACAGGTTCCGCAGCACCGACAGCACGTCACGGGAGCGGCGCAGACTCGCGCGCACCGCCGCGACCACCGGGATCGCCACCAGCAGCAGCGGCCAGAACGGAAACGTCTCCGGGTCCTCGTCCACCGCGAGGCCGGCGGCGGCCACCGCGGCGAACATGACGACGGTCTCGACGACCAGGGCCCACCGGATCGCGTGCCAGGGCAGCACGTCGCTCACCGGCGGGGCCGGTGCGGGCCGCCGCTCGGCAGTCCGCCACGGATCGGGGCGCTGCGGGCGGCGGCGAGGGGGGTGAAGGCGGCGGCGACGTGACATCGGCACGACCGTAATCCATGCCCGCCAGGCCGCCAACCAGCGGAAACAGCCGGTGCCGACGATCACGGCGGATCGGGTCCGCCCAGCGGGCTTGACTATGACGCAGGGTCAACCCTCCATGCTGACCGGCATGAGCATCGAGCGGCCGGCGATACGCATACAGGGCCTGGAGAAGTCGTTCAAGCACCTGAAGGTGCTGCGCGGCGTGGACATCGACGTGGCCCGGGGCAGCATCTTCGCCCTGCTGGGCTCCAACGGTGCCGGCAAGACCACCGTGGTGAACATCCTCTCCACGCTGCTCAAGGCGGACGCCGGGACGGCCCTGGTCAACGGCTTCGACGTCGCAACCCAGGCCGCCGACGTCCGCGAGTCGATAAGTCTCACCGGGCAGTTCGCCGCGGTCGACGAGATCCTCACCGGCCGGGAGAACCTGGTGATGGTCGCCCGCCTGCGGCACCTCAAGGGCCCGGGCACGATCGCGGACGCCCAGCTGCGGCGCTTCTCGCTGACCGAGGCCGGCGACCGGCGGGTGGCGACGTACTCCGGTGGCATGCGCCGCCGCCTGGACATCGCGATGAGCCTGATCGGGAATCCGCCGGTGATCTTCCTCGACGAGCCGACGACCGGGCTGGACCCGGAGGCGCGGCTCGAGGTGTGGCAGGCCGTCAGGGAACTCGCCGCGGGCGGCACCACCGTGCTGCTCACGACGCAGCACCTGGACGAGGCGGAGCAGCTCGCCGACCGGATCGCGATCCTGCACGAGGGCCGGATCATCGTGAACGGCACCCTCGCCGAGCTCAAGAAGCTCCTGCCGCCGGCCAAGGTCGAGTACATCGAGAAGCAGCCGACCCTCGAGGACGTCTTCCTCACCCTCGTCGGCGCCCGGAGGGAGAAGGAACAACGATGAACCGGCACTTCCTCGGCGACACCACCGTCCTGCTGGGCCGCTCGCTGCGCCACATCGCCCGCAGCCCGGACACCATCATCACGACCGCGGTCATGCCGATCGCCTTCATGCTGCTCTTCGTCTACGTCCTCGGCGGCGCGATCGAGACCGGGTCCGACTCGTACGTGAACTACCTGCTGCCCGGCATCCTGATCATCACGATCGCCTCGGGCATCTCCTACACCGCGTACCGGCTCTTCCTGGACATGCAGGGCGGCATCTTCGCCCGGTTCCAGTCGATGCCGATCGCCCGCGCGTCCGTGTTGTGGGCGCACGTCCTGACCTCGCTGGTCGCCAACCTGACCTCACTCGTTGTCGTCGTCGGCGTCGCCCTGCTGATGGGCTTCCGTACCGGCGCGGACCTGCTGGAGTGGCTGGCGGTCGCCGGCATCCTGGTCCTGTTCACCCTGGCCCTGACCTGGATCGCCGTGATACCCGGCCTCACCGCGAAGTCCGTGGACGGCGCGAGCGCGTTCGCCTATCCGCTGATCTTCCTGCCGTTCATCAGCTCGGCCTTCGTGCCCACCGAGTCCATGCCCGGTCCGGTACGCGCCTTCGCCGAGAACCAGCCGGTGACCTCCATCGTCGACGCGATCCGGAACCTGTTCGCCCGGCAACCGGTCGGCACCGGCATCTGGACGGCGCTTGCCTGGTGCGCGGGCATCGTCGTGGTCGCGTACCTGATCGCCACCATGACCTATCGGCGCAAGATCTCCTGAGCGGCGGCAGGATGAGGACATGCTGACGATCGGGCAACTGGCGGCGTACACCGGCGTCACGGTGCGCGCGGTGCGGCACTATCACCACATCGGGCTGTTGCCCGAGCCGGAGCGGGACGCGTCGGGCTACCGGCGGTACCGGGCGACGGCCGTCGTGTCCCTCATCAAGATCCGTACACTCGCCGACGCCGGCGTGCCGCTGTCCCAGGTCGCCGAGCTGCTCAAAGCCGACGGGCCGGCCTTCGCCGAAGCGGTCGAGAGCATCGACAACCACCTGCGCGACGAGATCTCCCGGCTGGAGACCAGCCGCAGGCAGATCGCGCGGCTCGCCACCGGGGACAGGATGGCACTCCCACCGGAGGTGGTCGCCTATCTCGATCGGCTCCGCGAACTCGGGGTGTCGCAGCGGATGGTGGACGCCGAGCAGGACGGGTGGATCCTGGTGGTGGCCCGCTGGCCCGATGCCGTCCGCGAGTGGATGCCCGCGAAACTCGCGCAGCTCGACGACCCGCGACTCGTTCGGCTCTATCGGGTCCTGTCGGAGATCTTCGACAGCGACGCCTGCGACGACGCGCTCCTGGTGGAGGCCGCCGACATCATGGCCGAACTGGCCGAGCAGGCATACGCCTCGGGCGAGATCGACCTCGGCGAGGCGGCGCGCGACGATCTGTCGTTCGACCTCCTGGACGCACTCTCCGTCGAGTACGACCCGAAGGCGGAGCGACTGATAGAGCTGATGCGCGAGCGTGGCTGGGACGGTTGGAGCCGGCTCGAGCGGCTGCCGGAGCCGCCCGGCTGACCACGCGTACGCGTCGCTAGAGTCGCGCCTCGTGGATCAACTGAGCCGTAACCTGCGCTGGGGCGCACTGGGTGCCCTCGCCATGGGCGGCGTCGCGATCGGTTTGACCGAGTTCGTCGCGATGGGTCTGCTACCCGAGATCAGCCGTGGCCTGCTGCCGCAGGCCTACTCCGAGTCACCGGCCGACGCGGTGGCGCAGGGCGGTTGGACCATCACGGCGTACGCGCTGGGGGTGGTCGTCGGCGCGCCGGTGATCGCCGCCGCGACCGCGCGCGTGCCGCGCCGCAGGCTGGTGCTGGGGCTGCTCGCGGTCTTCGTCATCGGCACGGTGGCCTCCGCGGTCGCGCCCAGCTTCGGGCTGGTGCTGGTGGCCCGGTTCGTGGCGGCGCTGCCGCACGGCGCCTACTTCGGCGCGGCCGGGCTGCTCGCGGCGACGTTGATGGGCCCGGGCAGGCAGGCCCGCGGGTACGCCGTCGTGCTCAGCGGGCTCACCGCGGCGAACATCGTCGGCGTACCCCTGATCACCCGGCTCGGGCAGACGGCCGGGTGGCGGGTCGCGTACCTGGTCATCGCCGCGGTCTTCCTGATCACCCTGGCGGCGGTCCGGATCCTGGTGCCCGAGGTCGCCGCGACGCCGGGCGGCTCGCCGGCGGGCGAGCTGCGTGCCCTGCGCACCCCGCGGGTCTGGCTGGCCGCGGCCACCGCGACCGCCGGTTTCGCCGGCTTCTTCGCCGTGTACAGCTACCTCGCCCCGGTCACCACCGAGGTGGCCGGCCTGAGCGCGGGCACCGTGCCGTGGGTGCTGGTGGCGATGGGGCTGGGCATGGCCGTGGGCAACGCCCTCGGCGGCTGGCTGGCCGACCGGGACCTGCGGCGCGCCACGCTCGCCGGGTTCGCCGCGGCGATCGCCGCCATCGTGGTGTTCGCGTTGATCGCCGACACCACCGCGGGCCTGTTCCTCGGCGCGTTCCTGGCGGGCGGGACCAGCCTCTTCGTCGGCCCGGCGCTACAGGCCCGGCTCATCGACGTCGCGCCGAGCGCCCAGCTGATGGGCGCGGCGGTCAGCCAGTCGGCGCTGAACCTGGCCAACAGCCTCGGCGCCGCCCTCGGCGGGCTGGTGATCGCCCGCGGCCTCGGCTACCTGGCTCCGGCGTGGGTCGGCGTGGCACTTGTCGCGGTCGGGCTGTGCCTGGCCGCGGCCGGCTTCGCCGGCGAGCGACGAGGCCCGACCGGAACCGTGAATTCGAATGCTCAATGCATTGTGGACGCAGATGATCGTGGCCTTCCCGTAACCAGGTGAATTCTTCAGGAGAAGGTCGACGAACATCCCAGGAATCCTTAACCTGATCGTTCGGAAAGCACCGGCGAACGGAAGGTAACGCAATGGCCAGCGCGACGGTCGACGTCGACACCAGCGCGGACGGCACGCTCGTCATCCAGCCCCACGGTGCCCTCGACGCCGCCGACGCGGTCGACCTGCGCCGCATCCTGATCCACGTCCTGCGACGGCTCCGGCCGCTGCGACTGGTCCTCGATCTGCACGACGTCACGGCCCTTGACCCGATCAACCTGGGCACCCTCGCCGCGGCCTGCCAACTCGGCGACGACCATCACGTCGCGGTGTTCCTCGACCACTCCACCGTGCCGATCGCCCAGCAACTCAGCGCCGCCGGCGTCCCACTGCACCGGCTTCGACGCGTCGGCGCCACCATCCGGGCCTGCGCCGCGACGCCACGCCGCATCGGGACGGACGAGCCGGCGCCGTAGCGCCCGGCGGGTCCGGAAGGTCACCGGCGGGACTTCCGCCCGTTACCACCGCAAGCCCGGTGGCGACCACTGAACGCGCAGGCCGCGCGGGCCGACGTTCCCGCGATGCCCGACTGCCACGCCTCGTTCCCGCTCGGGCGGCGCGCCGTTGGGCGAAAGTCCTCGCTGCCTTGCGGCCGTCGCCACTCGCCATTGCATTGATGAGCATCCATGGTTTACGGGACGCTCGCAGCGTAAGCGGCTATGACCGTCATCAATCGCCGGATCTTCGTGCTCGGCGGATTGGCCGCCGCCGGAACCCTCGCAGTCCACTCCGCCGCCGGTGCCGCGACGCCGTACCCGTTCCGGCTCGGTGTCGCCTCGGGCGAGCCGGACGCGGCAAGCGTCGTGCTCTGGACCCGTCTCGCCACCGCCCCGCTGAACGCCGACGGGCAGGGTGGCATGCCCAACGCCGACGTGGTCGTCGACTGGCAGGTCGCGACCACCGACCAGTTCACCTCGATCGTCGCGTCCGGGTCGGTCACCGCCCGGTACGCCGACGCGCACTCGGTCCACGTCGTCGCCGGTGGGCTCGCCGCCGACGCGGAGTACCACTACCGTTTCCGGGCGCAGGGGCACCTCTCGCCGGTCGGGCGGACCCGCACCGCGCCGGCCGGCGGCACCTTCGGCCGTACCCTGCGGATGGCCTTCGCCTCCTGCGCGCACTACGAGTCGGGGTACTACACCGCCTACCGGCGGATGGCCGAGGACCGGCCCGACCTCGTCCTGCACCTGGGTGACTACCTCTACGAGGACGCGACCACCTCCGGATCGGTCCGCGAACACGCCGGCGCGGAGATCGTCTCGCTCGCCGACTACCGGCGCCGGCACGCCCAGTACAAGACCGACCCCGATCTCCAGGCCGCGCACGCCGTCGCACCGTGGCTCGTGGTGCCGGACGACCACGAGGTGGAGAACAACTACGCCGCCATGGTGCGGGCCGACAGCAGCCCGGCCCTGACCGCCGCGCAGTGGACGGCCCGGCGCACCGCCGCGTACCGCGCCTACTACGAGAACATGCCGCTGCGCCCGGCCGCCGCGCCGACCGGCAACGGCATCGCGCTCTACCGGCGGGTGCGCTGGGGCAGCCTGGCCACCTTCCACATGCTCGACACCCGCCAGTTCCGCGACGACCAGGCCTGCGGCGACGGGTGGAAGGTCTGCGCCGCCGCGGACAGCGCCGCCCGCACCCTGACCGGCGCCGCGCAGGAGGCGTGGCTCCTGGACGGGCTCGCGCAGCACTACGGCACCTGGGACATCCTCGGCCAGCAGGTGTTCTTCGCCCGCCAGTTCGACGCGGCGGGCGGGGCGAACATGGACTCCTGGGACGGCTACCGGGCCGCCCGGGCCCGCATTCAGCAGGGCTGGCGCGACCGGGCGGTGCGCAACCCGCTCGTGCTCACCGGCGACGTGCACACGGCCTGGGCCAACGACCTCAAGGCCGACTACGCCGACCCCAACTCCGCGACCGTCGGCACCGAGCTGGTCTGCACCTCGATCGCATCCGGCGGCAACGGCTCGGCGACCACCACGATCCCGTACGCCGCGACCAACCCGCACCTTAGGTTCTACTCCGAGCGGCGCGGCTACACCCTCACCACGATCACCCCCACCGAGGTACGGGCCGACTTCCGCTCGGTGCCCATGGTGACCGAGCACGGCGCGGCCGTCACCACCCTCAAGTCCTTCGTCGTCCTCGATGGCCGCCCCGGCCTCGAAGTCCTTTAGGAGGCCGGATGTCAGCCATCGCCACGGCCGCCGTCGCCGCCGCCCTCGCCGCGACGACGGTCACCTTCTCCACCGCCAACACCGTGGCCACCGGGGATCAGGACGGCCCGGCCATCGCGACCAACCGCTCCGGCCAGGTCGCCGTCGTCTGGGAGGACGACCGGGACGCCGCCGAGCCCGGCGACGACAACCACTCCGAGATCTACCTGCGCCTGTTCGGCAACGGCACGCCAGCGTACGAGGTGAAGCTCTCCGGCGGAGGCACCACCGGCACCGACTGGAAGCACATCACCCCCGACGTCGGACTCGACGACAGGGGCAACGCCGTGGTCGTCTGGGCCGACGACCCGGACGGCAACGGGTACTTCAACGTCCCGTACCGCGTCGTCTCGCCCACCGGCGCACTGCTCGCCTCCGGCCGCGTCGGCGCCACCAACGGCGACTGGACGAACGACGCCTCCGCGGACGCGTCCCGGATGTGACCGTGTTCCGTCGGGCGGCGTGCCCGGCCCTGCGGTGCGGGCCGGGCGCGCCGTGTGCGTTCAGGAGGTGCAGGTGTTCAGCATGGTCTGTAGCGCGGTCTTCTCCGCGGACTGCGCGGTGAGCGCCCAGTAGGACTTCACCGCGATCCACATCTTGGCGTAGGTGCACCAGTACGAGGTCACCGACGGCTGCCAGGTCGACGGATCCTCGTCGCCCTTGGACTGGTTGACGTTGTCGGTGACGGCGATCAGCTGCGGGCGGGTGAGGTCGTTGGCGAAGCTCTGCCGCCGGCTGGTCGTCCACGCGCTGGCCCCGGAACGCCAGGCCTCGGCGAGCGGGACGACATGGTCGATGTCGACGTCGGAGGCGGCGGTCCAGGTGGCGCCGTCGTAGGGGAGAACCAGCGGCCGGAGGTGGCGGCGCAGGCGCTGTCGGTGACCACGGACGTGCCGTCGCGCTTGAGGGGTGTCGCCCACATATTGATCGTGGCCAGTGTGGAGAGCCGGGTCCGGCGCGTGAACATCCCCTCGTCGTCCTATGGCGACGAGGAGGCGTTCGGCCTGGGCGACGTTCACGGACCGGCGCCGGCTGTTCGCCGATTCGGTGTGGCGCGCCCGCACCGGCCGGCCGTCGCCGGCACCGTCGCCGTGCGAGGTCGGTGACGCATCTGAAAGGATTCGGTGACAGCCCGCACCATTGAGGCGGATTCTCAGGGGTCCCGGACCCGGGCGCGGCCACCGGCCCACGGCAAGCGAGGGAGAGCGCCATGCGCGAGGACTTTCAGGCCGAGCTCGACCGGGTCAGCAGCACATTGGTCACCATGGCGATGGCGGCGCGGGAGACGATGCGGCAGGCGAGCACCGCCCTGATCACCGCCGATCACACCGTCGCCCTACAGGTGACCGCCCGCGACGCCGAGATCGACGTGCTCTACCGCGTCGCCGAGGACCGGGCCTACGACCTGGTCGCTCGCCGGCAGCCGGTCGCCGACGACCTGCGCAAGGCCGTGACCTCGATTCAGGTGGCCGCCGACCTCAGGCGCATGGGCGGCCTCGCCGTCCATGTGGCCCGTTCCGTCCTGCGCCGCCACCCGGCGCCCGCCGTGGTTCCCGAGCTGGCCGAGCTCTTCCAGGCGATGGGCACGGTGGCCGACGGGCTGGCCGGCAAGATCGTATCGGCGCTGTCCGACCACGATGCGGTCCTGGCCGCCCAGCTCGACCGCGACGACGACGCCATGGACCACCTGTACCAGCGCCTGTTCGCCGTCCTGCTCAGCCCGGATTGGCCGATGGGCGTCGAGGCGGCCATCGACGGCGCGCTGCTGGGCCGTTACTACGAGCGCTACGCCGACAACGCCGTCAACGTCGGCCACCACGTCGTAGCCCTGATCACCGGCAAGACCGACTGAACACCCGCGTCAGGCCACGACGTCGTTCCGGTGCAGGCGCTGGCGTGGCACGCCGGCCTTGGTGAGCTGTTCGGAGATGCGGCTGGACGGGTTGTGAAAGCACATCGCGACCTGGTGATCGTCGCCGAGTTCGCAGGCCGCGGACACGGTGCCCACGCTGATCGGGTCGAGGTGGGACACGGCGGACAGGTCGAGGATGATCCTGGGCGGCCGCACCTTCCGTACCGTGTGGACCAGGATGCGCTGGAGGTGCACCGCTGCGGCGGCATCGATGACGCCGGACGGCCGGATGACGACCGTGTCGTCGGGTTCCGTGCGCACTTCGACCTCGGGCGCATCCATTCGGCTCACCCTTCGCTACCTTTTGTTCAGCTCCGAGACAACGTTACGACCGCGGGTCGCGTCGAGTCGATGGGATCATCGGCTCCACATGACAACCCATCCGACGATGGGATTCCGGCTAGGCTGCCCGAGTGGTCACCGAGGTCGACGTCCGCGCGAGTGACGGACGGACCCTGCACGCCTACGACCGGGGCCGCGGCGACCGGGTCGTCATGTGGCATCACGGGACACCGAACATCGGCTTCCCGCCGGTGCCGCTGTTCGCCGCGGCCGACCGGCTCGGCCTCCGGCTGGTCTCCTACGACCGTCCGGGTTACGGCGGATCCCCCCCGGTGCCGGGCCGCGACATCGCCTCCGTGGCGGCCGACGCGGCAACGGTGGCCGATGCCCTCGGTGTGGCGGAGTTCGCGGTGCTGGGCCACTCCGGCGGCGGACCGTGCGCGCTGGCCTGTGCGGCCCTGCTGCCGGGCCGGGTGACCGCGGCGGTCGC belongs to Amorphoplanes digitatis and includes:
- the phoU gene encoding phosphate signaling complex protein PhoU, encoding MREDFQAELDRVSSTLVTMAMAARETMRQASTALITADHTVALQVTARDAEIDVLYRVAEDRAYDLVARRQPVADDLRKAVTSIQVAADLRRMGGLAVHVARSVLRRHPAPAVVPELAELFQAMGTVADGLAGKIVSALSDHDAVLAAQLDRDDDAMDHLYQRLFAVLLSPDWPMGVEAAIDGALLGRYYERYADNAVNVGHHVVALITGKTD
- a CDS encoding MerR family transcriptional regulator, with product MLTIGQLAAYTGVTVRAVRHYHHIGLLPEPERDASGYRRYRATAVVSLIKIRTLADAGVPLSQVAELLKADGPAFAEAVESIDNHLRDEISRLETSRRQIARLATGDRMALPPEVVAYLDRLRELGVSQRMVDAEQDGWILVVARWPDAVREWMPAKLAQLDDPRLVRLYRVLSEIFDSDACDDALLVEAADIMAELAEQAYASGEIDLGEAARDDLSFDLLDALSVEYDPKAERLIELMRERGWDGWSRLERLPEPPG
- a CDS encoding alkaline phosphatase D family protein; this translates as MTVINRRIFVLGGLAAAGTLAVHSAAGAATPYPFRLGVASGEPDAASVVLWTRLATAPLNADGQGGMPNADVVVDWQVATTDQFTSIVASGSVTARYADAHSVHVVAGGLAADAEYHYRFRAQGHLSPVGRTRTAPAGGTFGRTLRMAFASCAHYESGYYTAYRRMAEDRPDLVLHLGDYLYEDATTSGSVREHAGAEIVSLADYRRRHAQYKTDPDLQAAHAVAPWLVVPDDHEVENNYAAMVRADSSPALTAAQWTARRTAAYRAYYENMPLRPAAAPTGNGIALYRRVRWGSLATFHMLDTRQFRDDQACGDGWKVCAAADSAARTLTGAAQEAWLLDGLAQHYGTWDILGQQVFFARQFDAAGGANMDSWDGYRAARARIQQGWRDRAVRNPLVLTGDVHTAWANDLKADYADPNSATVGTELVCTSIASGGNGSATTTIPYAATNPHLRFYSERRGYTLTTITPTEVRADFRSVPMVTEHGAAVTTLKSFVVLDGRPGLEVL
- a CDS encoding MFS transporter is translated as MDQLSRNLRWGALGALAMGGVAIGLTEFVAMGLLPEISRGLLPQAYSESPADAVAQGGWTITAYALGVVVGAPVIAAATARVPRRRLVLGLLAVFVIGTVASAVAPSFGLVLVARFVAALPHGAYFGAAGLLAATLMGPGRQARGYAVVLSGLTAANIVGVPLITRLGQTAGWRVAYLVIAAVFLITLAAVRILVPEVAATPGGSPAGELRALRTPRVWLAAATATAGFAGFFAVYSYLAPVTTEVAGLSAGTVPWVLVAMGLGMAVGNALGGWLADRDLRRATLAGFAAAIAAIVVFALIADTTAGLFLGAFLAGGTSLFVGPALQARLIDVAPSAQLMGAAVSQSALNLANSLGAALGGLVIARGLGYLAPAWVGVALVAVGLCLAAAGFAGERRGPTGTVNSNAQCIVDADDRGLPVTR
- a CDS encoding ABC transporter permease, with product MNRHFLGDTTVLLGRSLRHIARSPDTIITTAVMPIAFMLLFVYVLGGAIETGSDSYVNYLLPGILIITIASGISYTAYRLFLDMQGGIFARFQSMPIARASVLWAHVLTSLVANLTSLVVVVGVALLMGFRTGADLLEWLAVAGILVLFTLALTWIAVIPGLTAKSVDGASAFAYPLIFLPFISSAFVPTESMPGPVRAFAENQPVTSIVDAIRNLFARQPVGTGIWTALAWCAGIVVVAYLIATMTYRRKIS
- a CDS encoding STAS domain-containing protein, with amino-acid sequence MASATVDVDTSADGTLVIQPHGALDAADAVDLRRILIHVLRRLRPLRLVLDLHDVTALDPINLGTLAAACQLGDDHHVAVFLDHSTVPIAQQLSAAGVPLHRLRRVGATIRACAATPRRIGTDEPAP
- a CDS encoding ABC transporter ATP-binding protein, which codes for MLTGMSIERPAIRIQGLEKSFKHLKVLRGVDIDVARGSIFALLGSNGAGKTTVVNILSTLLKADAGTALVNGFDVATQAADVRESISLTGQFAAVDEILTGRENLVMVARLRHLKGPGTIADAQLRRFSLTEAGDRRVATYSGGMRRRLDIAMSLIGNPPVIFLDEPTTGLDPEARLEVWQAVRELAAGGTTVLLTTQHLDEAEQLADRIAILHEGRIIVNGTLAELKKLLPPAKVEYIEKQPTLEDVFLTLVGARREKEQR
- a CDS encoding GAF domain-containing SpoIIE family protein phosphatase; this translates as MLRQTGLTAAADPACDRFAAMVRNMLNVPIGLVALIEPERQVLPGASGLSEPWQQQRQTPLSYAPGQHVATGGAPLVIEDARTDPRSAGTPAVRELNVVAYAGMPLTDETGVELGTLCAIDTAPRRWTGSELALLGDLAAACSDGLRLRIANSTAQRRSAESDAALDRSQLLLRASVALANTSTADDVAAVVHDLVTGTLNPAHVEVSLLDRSRMVSWQSGPALPASAARWSEHDAIPSGLAVRTGAAVLLPDLAAVRALTPDAVDTYLEMGWQSAASVPLPGFDGRVGALTFVWKQPHVLDHTELTILTALAVYTAQALQRADYLRSRENVAAILQRAMLSDVPDSAPFELAARYEPAARGEQVGGDWYDAVRLDLQYLALVIGDVTGHDMRAAALMGRVRSKLRLLLVDRHEPPAALLRRLDSANQALGDRIIASAVLAYLRPEPGGDGHQLQWSNAGHPNPLLLDAAGVTVLTGHDPLLGVTRRTPRTSHTRHLPPGSTVLFYTDGLIETREHPFDERERELHAALAGLHDLPLTELLDRIYAAFAGDDQEDDVALLAVRTPPRQ
- a CDS encoding STAS domain-containing protein, producing the protein MDAPEVEVRTEPDDTVVIRPSGVIDAAAAVHLQRILVHTVRKVRPPRIILDLSAVSHLDPISVGTVSAACELGDDHQVAMCFHNPSSRISEQLTKAGVPRQRLHRNDVVA